The following are encoded in a window of Manihot esculenta cultivar AM560-2 chromosome 8, M.esculenta_v8, whole genome shotgun sequence genomic DNA:
- the LOC110620483 gene encoding transcription factor bHLH106, which translates to MQPDNSPENSHLYRFLAENGVFNVGPYGFPAMQSLCSSSSSSYHNYPLEGSVITDMTPQDRALAALKNHKEAEKRRRERINSHLDKLRNLLPCNSKTDKASLLAKVVQRVRELKQQTSQIPGLETFPSETDEITVLSGECSSDGQLIFKASLCCEDRSDLLPDLIEILKSLHLKTLRAEMVTIGGRIRNVLIVAAEKDHSIESVHFLQTALKSLLERSNSSDRSKRRRVLDHKLIIQ; encoded by the exons atGCAGCCCGATAACTCCCCGGAAAATTCTCACTTGTACCGGTTTCTCGCTGAGAACGGCGTTTTCAACGTCGGACCATACGGTTTCCCGGCAATGCAAAGCTTGTGTAGTTCTTCCTCGTCGTCTTACCATAATTACCCCTTGGAAGGGTCTGTAATTACGGATATGACACCACAGGATAGAGCTCTTGCTGCTTTGAAGAATCATAAAGAAGCTGAGAAGAGAAGGAGAGAGAGAATTAACTCTCATCTTGATAAGCTCAGGAATCTACTTCCTTGCAACTCTAAG ACAGACAAAGCTTCACTTCTTGCAAAAGTAGTTCAACGAGTGAGAGAACTCAAGCAACAGACCTCACAAATTCCAGGGCTCGAAACCTTCCCATCAGAAACCGATGAGATCACTGTACTTTCCGGCGAGTGTTCAAGCGATGGACAGTTGATCTTCAAGGCATCTTTGTGCTGTGAAGACCGCTCTGACCTTTTGCCTGACCTCATTGAGATACTTAAATCTCTGCATTTGAAGACTCTGAGAGCTGAAATGGTAACAATTGGAGGAAGAATCAGGAACGTCCTTATAGTCGCTGCTGAGAAAGATCACAGTATTGAATCAGTACATTTCTTGCAAACTGCACTGAAATCTTTACTTGAAAGATCAAATTCTAGTGATAGGTCTAAAAGGAGAAGGGTATTAGATCATAAACTAATAATCCAATGA